One region of Primulina tabacum isolate GXHZ01 chromosome 1, ASM2559414v2, whole genome shotgun sequence genomic DNA includes:
- the LOC142548289 gene encoding mRNA-decapping enzyme-like protein: MSQNGRLTPNLDEKSTKMLNLTVLQRIDPFVEEILITAAHVTFYEFNIDTSQWSRKDVEGSLFVVKRNTQPRFQFIVMNRRNTDNLVENLLGDFEYEVQVPYLLYRNASQEVNGIWFYNARECEEVANLFNRILNAFSKVPTKSKVSSSKSEFEELEAVPTLSVMDGPLEPSTSAASNFNDVPDDPSFVNFFSTAMNIGPASNAAISGQPYHSSAPVITTSHPQVVTLPTIATAQAPSALSTSTPILSILDSSEANATMKRSTDLVKPSSFFGPPPSSQLTIMPPVSSSIPTAPPLNPPVNLQRPYGVPLLQPFPPPTPPLSLTPAPLPSPNYGPSISREKVQEALQMLVQDNQFIDMVYRAVLNAHQM; encoded by the exons ATGTCTCAAAACGGGAGATTGACGCCGAATCTAGATGAGAAGAGCACGAAGATGTTGAATCTGACGGTGCTACAGAGAATCGATCCCTTCGTGGAGGAAATTCTCATCACTGCCGCTCACGTCACCTTCTACGAATTCAACATCGACACCAGCCAATGG AGTCGGAAGGATGTGGAAGGTTCCCTCTTTGTGGTTAAAAG GAATACCCAACCACGTTTCCAGTTTATAGTCATGAATAGGCGGAATACCG ATAATCTTGTTGAGAATCTCTTGGGAGATTTTGAGTATGAAGTGCAGGTTCCATATCTATTATATCGAAATGCTTCTCAAGAGGTAAATGGAATATGGTTCTACAATGCTCGTGAATGTGAAGAGGTTGCAAATCTATTTAACAG GATACTCAATGCATTTTCCAAGGTGCCTACGAAGTCTAAGGTTTCTTCTAGTAAAAG TGAGTTTGAAGAACTGGAAGCAGTTCCAACACTTTCTGTGATGGATGGCCCTCTAGAGCCATCAACTTCGGCCGCCTCCAATTTCAATGATGTCCCTGATGATCCTTCCTTTGTGAACTTCTTCAGT ACTGCTATGAATATAGGACCTGCTTCAAATGCAGCAATATCTGGGCAGCCATACCATTCCTCTGCACCTGTGATTACTACATCTCATCCACAAGTTGTTACTCTTCCCACTATAGCAACTGCTCAGGCTCCGTCTGCCTTGTCTACTTCTACACCTATACTGTCAATTCTGGACTCGTCTGAAGCCAATGCCACAATGAAGCGTTCAACCGACCTTGTGAAGCCGTCATCATTTTTTGGCCCACCACCTTCTTCTCAACTTACTATCATGCCTCCGGTTTCTTCATCTATACCTACTGCGCCTCCACTGAATCCCCCTGTTAATCTACAACGACCTTATGGTGTTCCTTTACTCCAGCCATTTCCACCACCAACTCCTCCGTTGTCACTCACTCCAGCTCCTCTTCCTTCGCCAAATTATGGGCCTTCTATAAGCAGAGAAAAAGTCCAGGAAGCACTTCAAATGCTTGTTCAG GACAATCAATTTATAGACATGGTTTACCGAGCAGTGCTGAATGCTCATCAGATGTGA
- the LOC142548299 gene encoding OVARIAN TUMOR DOMAIN-containing deubiquitinating enzyme 6-like, whose amino-acid sequence MTRILVQRGSSGSSSNHNRPSTSVPVPGPLSSSTSLQEHVVSSTPVAPAMKDDDLVEGQHKIVVEESTESCDICEGENKEKKSEDLSPHSLNPDLNQDSETIADNREVCCVGDSVDSGKMLKGSSKDAVTEGKTDAITGGSFQVVSRILYPPPPSGPSPRSSSGNLNSWIYASNDSNAVRIGSSRGGAGRPGVSSMSSPTESRPSSPRSHCEGEGYNSSDEQHTCFSSSYDDAEREHQFETELKRVKGLEVRKMLEDGNCLFRAVADQVYGDSEQCDLVRQMCIDYMERERDHFSQFITEGFTTYCKRKRRNEVYGNNMEIQALSEMYNRPIHIYSYSTEPINIFHGSYNTDTPPIRLSYHRRNHYNSLVDPRRLNIGAGLGFSSLQGDNIDKDQVKAAIKSQQDQQIDHALVAEGRFYSDLELTEQEIERMVMETSRAEYLSDNKFKQRLPLKESSTSRAEPSSSAAKSSSGSDTQQQEVGLKFGLPGSVRNDSLHIMLSMGFSYLQVIEAYSIFGDDIDSMVCYLIETSSNGRWKGKATK is encoded by the exons ATGACTCGTATTTTAGTCCAGCGAGGTTCTTCTGGCTCGTCATCTAACCATAACAGACCATCAACTTCCGTTCCTGTGCCTGGTCCCTTGTCTTCTTCAACTTCACTGCAAGAGCATGTTGTTAGTTCTACGCCGGTTGCTCCAGCTATGAAAGATGATGATTTGGTGGAAGGGCAACATAAGATTGTAGTGGAAGAGTCAACAGAGTCCTGTGACATTTGTGAAGGCGAAAACAAGGAAAAGAAAAGTGAAGATCTGTCTCCACATAGTTTGAACCCTGATCTGAATCAAGATTCTGAAACTATTGCTGACAATCGTGAGGTTTGTTGTGTTGGTGATTCTGTGGATTCGGGGAAGATGTTAAAAGGGTCCAGCAAAGATGCAGTCACAGAAGGAAAAACTGATGCAATAACTGGAGGTTCTTTCCAGGTGGTTTCTCGTATTTTGTATCCACCTCCACCTTCCGGCCCATCCCCAAGGTCTTCTTCGGGAAACTTGAATTCTTGGATATATGCATCTAATGACTCAAATGCTGTGCGGATAGGCTCGTCTAGAGGAGGAGCAGGTCGGCCTGGTGTGTCAAGCATGTCATCTCCAACTGAGTCTCGTCCATCTTCTCCTCGATCTCATTGTGAGGGTGAAGGGTATAACAGCTCTGATGAGCAGCACACATGCTTTAGTTCCTCTTATGATGATGCA GAGAGAGAGCATCAGTTTGAGACTGAATTAAAACGGGTTAAAGGGTTGGAAGTGAGAAAAATGTTAGAGGATGGAAATTGTCTTTTTCGCGCTGTTGCAGATCAAGTGTATGGTGATTCTGAACAGTGTGATTTGGTTAGGCAGATGTGCATTGATTACATG GAGCGAGAAAGAGATCACTTCTCTCAGTTTATCACAGAAGGTTTCACTACCTACTGTAAGAGGAAGAGGAGAAATGAG GTATACGGAAACAATATGGAGATTCAAGCTCTGTCTGAAATGTACAATCGGCCTATCCACATATATTCTTACAGCACAG AACCCATTAACATATTCCATGGAAGCTATAATACGGACACGCCTCCAATACGGCTGAGTTACCATCGTCGAAACCATTATAACTCCCTTGTTGATCCACGTCGGCTGAACATTGGTGCTGGACTTGGATTTAGCAGTCTGCAGGGG GATAACATTGACAAGGATCAGGTCAAAGCAGCTATCAAATCTCAGCAGGATCAACAGATTGATCAT GCACTCGTAGCTGAGGGACGCTTCTACTCAGATCTTGAGCTCACCGAACAAGAAATAGAACGCATGGTGATGGAAACTTCGAGGGCCGAGTATCTTTCGGATAACAAGTTCAAGCAACGGCTACCTCTTAAGGAATCATCAACTTCTAGAGCTGAACCATCATCTTCTGCAGCTA AGTCATCCTCAGGAAGTGACACACAGCAGCAGGAAGTGGGGCTAAAGTTTGGCTTGCCAGGCTCAGTTCGAAATGACAGCTTGCATATTATGTTGTCTATGGGATTCAGCTATTTGCAGGTGATCGAAGCTTACAGTATTTTCGGGGATGATATCGACTCGATGGTCTGTTACTTGATCGAAACCAGCAGCAATGGACGATGGAAAGGCAAGGCTACCAAATGA
- the LOC142548278 gene encoding F-box protein At2g27310-like, translated as MSPSSSAAADPITAIHSDIVRSHILNRLDGPTLASTSCASTQLLSLCNDDHLWREICNSTWPSTTDPRVRDVISGFPFGYRSFYCDAFPAVGYQHSAKRTKKRSPSGTSELISAVDIYCDDQLVYSKVMVAETHSGWFICSPFRLDLLDPKETVPTPLKFDGEDGNCMDIASDRLRVSWVLIDPAKNRAVNVASLKDVEARRHWLTEEVRLRFATVAAGGDGEAVQCAVMVTCGGREGEEMHVREVYMQVEDMEGKIVCGMESLAILGEAMEGQRCRSSRRTEKENYEMLMKMKIEYIERKQRRERSLDLAFIATGVSIFLAILIHFLSR; from the coding sequence ATGTCACCCTCCTCATCCGCCGCCGCCGATCCGATCACCGCGATCCATTCAGATATCGTTCGATCCCACATATTGAACAGGCTCGATGGCCCCACCCTCGCGTCCACCAGCTGCGCTTCCACTCAGTTGCTTTCTTTGTGCAACGACGATCATCTATGGCGGGAGATTTGCAACTCCACTTGGCCATCCACCACCGACCCACGTGTCCGGGATGTCATCTCAGGCTTCCCTTTTGGCTACCGTTCGTTCTACTGCGACGCCTTCCCCGCAGTCGGCTACCAACATTCCGCCAAGAGAACCAAGAAACGGAGTCCTTCGGGCACGTCTGAATTGATCTCTGCGGTGGATATTTACTGTGATGACCAGTTAGTATACTCCAAAGTCATGGTTGCGGAAACTCATTCAGGCTGGTTTATATGTTCGCCTTTCAGGCTAGATCTTTTAGACCCTAAAGAAACAGTTCCAACGCCTCTCAAATTCGACGGAGAGGATGGGAACTGCATGGATATCGCATCCGATCGCCTGAGAGTAAGCTGGGTTCTAATCGACCCCGCCAAGAATCGGGCGGTGAACGTGGCCAGCCTAAAGGATGTGGAGGCGCGGCGGCACTGGCTAACCGAGGAAGTACGGCTTCGGTTCGCCACGGTGGCAGCCGGAGGCGACGGCGAGGCTGTTCAATGTGCCGTGATGGTCACTTGCGGTGGAAGAGAAGGCGAGGAGATGCACGTGAGGGAGGTTTACATGCAGGTAGAGGACATGGAGGGTAAGATCGTTTGCGGGATGGAGAGTTTGGCAATTTTAGGGGAAGCCATGGAAGGGCAGAGATGCAGAAGTAGCCGAAGAACGGAGAAAGAGAACTATGAAATGTTGATGAAGATGAAGATAGAGTATATAGAGAGAAAGCAGAGGAGGGAGAGAAGTCTGGATTTGGCGTTCATAGCCACCGGAGTTTCCATTTTCTTGGCTATTTTGATACATTTTCTGAGTAGATGA
- the LOC142519541 gene encoding casparian strip membrane protein 3-like → MADSSKRAEETAISMPPPESKSTKSKNHATYTSITKATDPTYVRPAGRGWGRGVAIFDFILRICALVAALVATTTMGTTDQTLPFFTQFFQFQAEYDDFPTFTFFVVANAIASGYLVLSLPFSIVSIVRPHARGVKLLLIIFDTVLVTFTTSAAASAAAIVYLAHNGNSNTNWLAICQQFNDFCQRVSGAVVASFITAVIFIFLVLISAVGLSRS, encoded by the exons ATGGCGGATTCGAGCAAGAGAGCCGAGGAAACAGCAATCAGCATGCCTCCTCCTGAATCCAAGTCCACCAAATCCAAAAACCATGCGACTTACACCTCCATAACCAAGGCAACAGATCCTACATATGTACGACCTGCGGGACGAGGATGGGGGAGAGGAGTCGCCATTTTCGACTTCATACTGAGGATATGTGCTCTTGTTGCCGCTCTGGTTGCCACAACCACCATGGGAACCACCGATCAAACTCTCCCTTTCTTCACTCAGTTCTTTCAGTTCCAAGCCGAATATGATGACTTCCCCACTTTCAC GTTTTTTGTGGTGGCAAATGCGATTGCTAGCGGATATTTGGTGCTGTCTCTGCCTTTCTCCATTGTGAGCATTGTTCGTCCACATGCAAGAGGAGTGAAGCTTCTCCTTATCATATTTGACACA GTGCTGGTGACTTTTACAACGTCGGCGGCCGCCTCAGCCGCGGCCATTGTGTATCTAGCTCACAACGGGAACTCCAACACCAACTGGCTTGCTATTTGCCAACAGTTCAACGACTTCTGCCAGCGTGTTAGCGGCGCCGTGGTAGCTTCTTTTATCACGGCCGTCATCTTCATATTCCTGGTGTTAATCTCTGCTGTGGGTCTTAGCAGAAGCTGA